A genomic segment from Agrobacterium vitis encodes:
- a CDS encoding ABC transporter ATP-binding protein — protein MLIAAVIRLFERWVDPFTERADLCPPRGTTAFVWFYVRQAKWAFFAMAIFGGAVAVMEASMFWFVGRLVDLIDTVPKAAGWQGLLGAHGLELLGIAAVVVFVRFAVITLSALVEEQVVVLNFLNLVRWQSHVHVARQSLNFFHNDFAGRIATKVWAGGQATGDLLTSLLQVAWFMVIYTISTMALLAQLDWVLAAIIAVWVLVFAVLARYFVPRIRRHARDTAEAGSALTGRLVDSYANIQTLKLFARERQNDHYIRAGFERFQAAQAPFTRLITGVRASLALLSGGMILMIAAVCIDRWFSGAMTAGGMAFTLGLVLRLSMLLNRMMTQLNGMMRNIGTIQNAAEMISQPIGLKDRPDAKVLAVTGPEIRFEDVSFHYGKQKGAIDHLSLTIKPGEKVGIVGRSGAGKTTLVNLLLRFYDVEGGAIRIDGQDLRAVTQESLRGKIGMVTQDTALLHRSIRDNILFGRDEASEEQLRAAADQAEALGFIEKLVDQRGRTGFDVHVGERGVKLSGGQRQRIAIARVMLKDAPILVLDEATSALDSEVEAAIQSNLEQLMTGKTVLAIAHRLSTIASLDRLVVIDQGRIIEEGSHDELVERGGLYAELWARQSGGFIGGEEADRAAE, from the coding sequence ATGCTGATTGCCGCCGTCATCCGTCTATTCGAACGCTGGGTCGATCCCTTTACCGAGCGTGCGGATCTTTGCCCACCGCGCGGCACCACGGCTTTCGTGTGGTTTTACGTGCGCCAAGCCAAGTGGGCATTTTTTGCCATGGCGATATTTGGTGGCGCGGTGGCGGTCATGGAAGCCAGCATGTTCTGGTTTGTCGGGCGGCTGGTGGATCTGATCGATACCGTCCCCAAAGCGGCAGGCTGGCAGGGGCTGCTCGGTGCGCATGGGCTTGAACTGCTGGGCATTGCCGCCGTTGTCGTCTTCGTGCGATTTGCGGTGATCACGCTGAGCGCGCTGGTCGAAGAACAGGTCGTGGTGCTGAATTTCCTCAATCTGGTGCGCTGGCAAAGCCATGTGCATGTCGCGCGCCAATCGCTGAACTTCTTCCATAATGATTTTGCCGGGCGGATTGCCACCAAGGTCTGGGCGGGCGGGCAGGCAACGGGCGATCTCCTGACGTCGCTGTTGCAAGTCGCCTGGTTCATGGTGATCTATACGATTTCCACCATGGCGCTTTTGGCGCAACTGGACTGGGTGCTGGCGGCGATCATCGCCGTATGGGTGCTGGTTTTCGCTGTGCTGGCCCGCTATTTCGTACCGCGCATCCGCCGCCATGCCCGTGACACAGCCGAAGCAGGTTCGGCGCTGACCGGCAGGCTGGTGGATAGCTATGCGAATATCCAGACCCTGAAATTGTTTGCCCGCGAACGGCAGAACGATCATTACATCCGCGCCGGGTTCGAGCGGTTCCAGGCGGCACAGGCACCCTTTACCCGGCTGATCACCGGGGTGCGCGCCTCGCTGGCACTGCTGTCGGGCGGTATGATCCTGATGATTGCCGCCGTCTGCATCGACCGGTGGTTTTCAGGGGCGATGACGGCGGGTGGCATGGCGTTTACCCTTGGCCTCGTTCTGCGCCTCAGCATGCTGCTAAACCGGATGATGACCCAGTTGAACGGTATGATGCGCAATATCGGCACGATCCAGAACGCCGCCGAGATGATTTCCCAGCCCATCGGCCTGAAGGACCGGCCCGATGCCAAAGTGCTCGCTGTCACCGGTCCGGAAATCCGCTTTGAGGATGTGTCTTTCCATTATGGCAAGCAGAAGGGGGCCATCGATCATCTGTCGCTGACCATCAAGCCCGGCGAGAAAGTCGGCATTGTCGGGCGCTCCGGGGCTGGCAAGACCACGCTGGTCAACCTTCTGCTGCGGTTCTACGATGTCGAGGGCGGCGCGATCCGGATCGATGGTCAGGATCTGCGCGCGGTGACGCAGGAAAGCCTGCGGGGCAAGATCGGCATGGTGACCCAGGATACAGCCCTGCTGCACCGCTCGATCCGTGACAACATCCTGTTTGGCCGCGATGAGGCGAGCGAAGAGCAACTGCGCGCCGCCGCCGATCAGGCCGAGGCGCTGGGCTTTATCGAAAAACTGGTCGATCAGCGCGGCCGCACCGGCTTTGACGTCCATGTCGGCGAACGCGGCGTGAAACTTTCCGGCGGCCAGCGCCAGCGGATCGCCATCGCCCGGGTGATGCTGAAGGATGCGCCGATCCTGGTGCTGGACGAGGCGACCTCGGCGCTCGATTCGGAAGTGGAAGCCGCCATCCAGTCCAATCTGGAACAGCTGATGACCGGCAAAACCGTGCTCGCCATCGCCCACCGCCTCTCCACCATCGCCAGCCTCGACCGCCTCGTGGTGATCGACCAGGGTCGGATCATCGAAGAGGGCAGCCATGACGAACTGGTGGAGCGGGGCGGGCTCTACGCCGAGCTTTGGGCGCGCCAATCGGGGGGATTTATTGGCGGTGAGGAGGCGGATCGGGCGGCGGAATAA
- the aac(6') gene encoding aminoglycoside 6'-N-acetyltransferase has product MKLIVEIGTIKDVEPWAQLRTALWPHHTLEDHRAELVRTFLSENGKAIAFIARNTANEAVGFAEASLRHDYVNGCSSSPVLFLEGIYVWPADRRQGIAGLLCNAVAEWGKSLGCVEFGSDAPLDNSASHALHTALGFEETQRVVVFRKPL; this is encoded by the coding sequence ATGAAGTTGATTGTTGAGATTGGGACGATAAAAGATGTTGAGCCGTGGGCGCAGCTTCGTACCGCGCTCTGGCCGCATCACACACTTGAAGATCATCGCGCTGAATTGGTCCGAACGTTTCTCTCGGAAAATGGAAAAGCCATCGCGTTTATCGCCCGAAACACCGCGAATGAAGCGGTCGGCTTTGCTGAGGCCAGCTTGCGACATGATTATGTGAATGGATGCAGCAGTTCGCCCGTTCTATTCCTCGAAGGAATTTATGTCTGGCCCGCTGACAGGCGACAAGGGATTGCAGGATTGCTTTGCAATGCCGTTGCCGAATGGGGAAAGTCGCTTGGATGTGTTGAATTTGGCTCTGACGCGCCGCTAGACAATTCAGCCAGCCATGCGCTCCATACCGCTTTGGGCTTTGAGGAGACACAGCGCGTCGTCGTCTTCCGAAAGCCGTTATAG
- the petA gene encoding ubiquinol-cytochrome c reductase iron-sulfur subunit, with amino-acid sequence MSEHNTQTETAGGGMGAGEPTRRDFLYLATGMAGAVGVAAVAWPFIDQMRPDASTLALASIEVDVSALQPGMSLTVKWRGKPVFIRNRTDKEVEEAKGVPIAQLKDPVARNANAGDDAQATDLARSAGQGKENWIVMIGSCTHLGCVPLGQAGEYGGWFCPCHGSVYDTAGRIRKGPAPENLHIPNYGFVSNTVIKIG; translated from the coding sequence GTGAGCGAACACAATACACAGACTGAAACTGCGGGCGGAGGCATGGGCGCGGGCGAGCCGACGCGCCGCGACTTCCTTTATCTCGCCACCGGCATGGCGGGCGCAGTTGGCGTTGCGGCTGTGGCCTGGCCCTTTATCGACCAGATGCGGCCCGATGCCTCGACCCTGGCTCTGGCCTCTATCGAGGTAGATGTCTCGGCTCTTCAGCCGGGCATGTCGCTGACGGTCAAATGGCGCGGCAAGCCGGTCTTCATCCGCAACCGCACCGACAAGGAAGTGGAAGAGGCCAAGGGCGTGCCGATTGCCCAGCTGAAGGACCCGGTGGCGCGCAACGCCAATGCCGGCGACGACGCCCAGGCGACCGATCTTGCCCGCTCGGCGGGGCAGGGCAAGGAAAACTGGATCGTGATGATCGGCTCCTGCACCCATCTCGGCTGCGTACCGCTTGGTCAGGCCGGGGAATATGGCGGGTGGTTCTGTCCCTGTCATGGCTCTGTCTACGATACGGCCGGCCGTATCCGCAAAGGCCCGGCGCCGGAAAACCTGCATATTCCAAATTATGGGTTCGTATCCAATACCGTGATCAAGATCGGCTGA
- a CDS encoding endonuclease/exonuclease/phosphatase family protein, translated as MKSMLLHIMATLLVLALGVFALRYTTSFWGAGVIYSLQLHAGLAMLLMALFCLALRPGLFTMTLLAATLFIAGHAVWMIWATLPQTPRIDLARMQPFRVLSFNVLGDNLENGGAITDYILESGADVAYVMEAAPVSLHLDRLVKTYPYRIGCGEHTPTCDLMILSKYPLDMIYVGNLSDLRRDRFAMAKIHVGGTALHLAAAHLSKPYFDGYHMEELGELGDVLSGIDGPLLLAGDFNASTLAPDMQKLLKVTGMTTTGLEPATWPIIGGAFGVPIDHIFIRSPLMAAKLSRIPSNFGSNHYGLITDLLLPKG; from the coding sequence ATGAAATCGATGCTGCTGCACATCATGGCAACCCTGCTCGTGCTTGCCCTTGGCGTCTTTGCCCTGCGTTACACGACCAGTTTCTGGGGTGCGGGGGTGATCTATAGCCTTCAGCTGCACGCCGGGCTGGCCATGTTGCTCATGGCGCTGTTCTGCCTGGCGCTGCGCCCCGGCCTGTTCACCATGACCCTTCTGGCCGCCACACTGTTCATCGCCGGTCATGCCGTCTGGATGATCTGGGCCACCCTGCCGCAAACACCCCGGATTGATCTGGCGCGCATGCAGCCGTTCAGGGTCCTGTCCTTCAACGTGCTGGGCGACAACCTGGAAAACGGCGGTGCGATCACCGATTACATTCTCGAATCGGGGGCGGATGTCGCCTATGTGATGGAGGCGGCCCCCGTTTCCCTGCATCTCGACCGGCTGGTGAAGACCTACCCTTATCGGATCGGCTGCGGCGAGCACACGCCGACCTGCGACCTGATGATCCTCTCGAAATATCCGCTTGATATGATCTATGTCGGCAATCTCAGCGATCTCAGGCGCGACCGGTTCGCCATGGCGAAAATCCACGTCGGCGGCACCGCCTTGCATCTGGCAGCCGCCCATTTGAGCAAGCCCTATTTCGACGGCTACCACATGGAGGAACTGGGAGAGCTGGGCGACGTCTTGAGCGGCATCGATGGCCCTCTCCTGCTGGCCGGTGATTTCAATGCCTCGACGCTGGCACCCGACATGCAGAAACTGCTGAAAGTCACCGGCATGACCACGACCGGGTTGGAGCCCGCCACATGGCCAATCATCGGCGGCGCCTTCGGCGTGCCAATCGACCATATTTTCATCCGCAGCCCGCTGATGGCGGCGAAGCTGTCACGCATTCCCTCGAATTTCGGCTCCAACCATTATGGACTGATCACCGATCTGCTGCTGCCGAAGGGGTGA
- a CDS encoding alpha/beta hydrolase — translation MAADKKGLIQMAQIFFFVIFTLIGVFATSWQAEAEDNQVWQPSGGIQQIPIWPHEAPDMETISLPPESLKPGKQTILNVTHPTMTIYPPKGKNSGTAIVVFPGGGFRVLAMDLEGTEICDWITGNGITCILLKYRVPGSDDYWDPDCHCRVIPKIRRALQDAQRTVRLVRARSQTLNIDPHKVGVIGFSSGGFLVAEISNISKPNYVPVDEADKLSSHPDFAIAAYPGHMCYDSGQPRHLNFAITKAAPPTFLVQASDDDVDNPCNSKVYADGLKKAGVPTELHIFDRGGHAFALRKPDLPVGQWPNLAIVWLKKVGML, via the coding sequence TTGGCCGCCGACAAAAAAGGCCTTATCCAAATGGCGCAAATATTTTTCTTTGTAATATTCACTTTGATTGGTGTGTTTGCCACTAGTTGGCAAGCTGAAGCAGAAGACAATCAAGTTTGGCAACCTTCGGGCGGCATTCAGCAAATTCCAATCTGGCCCCATGAAGCGCCAGACATGGAGACTATTTCACTCCCACCAGAGAGTTTGAAACCGGGAAAGCAGACGATCCTTAACGTAACCCATCCAACAATGACTATTTACCCGCCTAAAGGTAAGAACAGCGGCACTGCAATCGTGGTGTTTCCCGGCGGCGGGTTCCGTGTTCTGGCAATGGACCTGGAGGGTACCGAGATCTGCGATTGGATAACAGGCAACGGCATAACCTGTATTCTTCTCAAATATCGAGTGCCAGGAAGTGACGATTATTGGGACCCCGACTGCCATTGCCGGGTTATCCCAAAAATACGCCGAGCCCTTCAAGACGCACAGCGCACGGTTCGCCTCGTCAGAGCGCGCTCGCAGACATTGAATATCGATCCACACAAAGTTGGCGTGATTGGATTTTCATCCGGCGGGTTTTTGGTCGCTGAAATAAGCAATATTTCGAAGCCCAATTACGTGCCCGTGGATGAAGCAGACAAGTTGAGCAGCCACCCGGACTTTGCTATCGCTGCATATCCGGGGCATATGTGTTACGATTCCGGCCAACCTAGGCATTTAAATTTCGCGATCACGAAAGCGGCGCCGCCGACATTTCTCGTTCAAGCAAGCGACGACGACGTCGATAACCCCTGCAATAGCAAGGTTTATGCGGATGGCCTCAAGAAAGCTGGCGTGCCCACCGAACTCCATATTTTTGATAGGGGAGGTCATGCGTTTGCGCTGCGAAAGCCTGATTTACCGGTAGGACAATGGCCTAATCTCGCAATCGTCTGGCTAAAGAAAGTGGGCATGTTGTGA